Proteins co-encoded in one Candidatus Babeliales bacterium genomic window:
- a CDS encoding RNA-binding protein, with translation MNIYVGNLPYSATENSMRDLFEGYGTVTTSKIVTDKFTGSSRGFGFIEMPNDDEAQKAIDELNGKEFEGRKIVVNESRPRETTGGYNRAPRREGGYNNGGRDGGRDGGRNSRY, from the coding sequence ATGAACATTTATGTTGGAAATCTTCCTTATTCTGCTACAGAAAATTCAATGCGCGATCTTTTTGAAGGTTACGGAACAGTAACAACTTCAAAAATTGTTACTGATAAATTCACTGGATCATCTCGTGGTTTTGGCTTTATTGAAATGCCAAATGACGACGAAGCTCAAAAAGCTATTGATGAACTCAATGGAAAAGAGTTTGAAGGTCGTAAAATAGTTGTAAATGAATCTCGTCCACGCGAAACAACTGGTGGTTATAACCGCGCTCCTCGTCGTGAAGGCGGATATAACAATGGTGGCCGTGACGGTGGTCGTGATGGTGGAAGAAACTCTCGCTACTAA
- a CDS encoding transporter substrate-binding domain-containing protein, producing the protein MKKTSLLIIVTLIIITTVTIWYKASKNIITTTALDTVIVGTNAEFQPFSFRDNDNTITGFDIEVITEVLKRLNKEMILKDMPFDALIPEIQLGNIHVIAAGITPTAERAERALFTHPHLATGNPLVIVSLKTKNFAVTLDDLLGKTVVVNEGYVADSYMSEQPKINVLRLSSAAVSDGILALESGRADAFVTALYPMQPYFDKYGINNFFVTPIPNTEESSAFAISKHYPELRDYIQITLDRMQEDGTLAALKTKWNLS; encoded by the coding sequence ATGAAAAAAACATCATTATTGATTATCGTTACACTCATTATAATAACAACAGTAACAATTTGGTATAAGGCCTCAAAAAACATTATTACTACAACAGCATTGGATACCGTTATTGTTGGAACAAATGCTGAATTTCAACCATTTTCATTCAGGGATAATGATAATACAATTACTGGTTTTGACATCGAGGTTATTACCGAAGTACTAAAACGACTTAATAAAGAAATGATTCTTAAAGATATGCCTTTTGACGCATTAATTCCAGAAATCCAACTTGGCAATATTCATGTTATTGCTGCAGGCATAACACCAACGGCAGAACGTGCAGAACGCGCACTATTTACTCATCCTCACTTGGCAACAGGAAATCCATTGGTTATTGTCAGCTTAAAAACCAAAAATTTTGCTGTTACTCTTGATGATTTACTTGGAAAAACCGTTGTTGTAAATGAAGGATATGTAGCAGATTCCTATATGTCTGAACAACCAAAAATTAATGTTCTACGATTATCATCTGCTGCAGTAAGTGATGGTATATTAGCATTAGAAAGCGGCAGAGCTGATGCATTTGTTACTGCATTATACCCAATGCAACCCTATTTTGATAAATATGGAATTAACAATTTTTTTGTGACGCCTATTCCAAATACCGAAGAAAGTAGTGCATTTGCAATTTCAAAACATTATCCAGAATTACGTGATTACATTCAAATTACCCTTGACCGTATGCAAGAAGATGGCACTCTTGCAGCTTTAAAAACAAAATGGAATCTTTCATGA
- a CDS encoding M23 family metallopeptidase, with protein sequence MISLRHIPKVFLLIITVWIGWQLYGYFLDATYPSVIINGINEDCYYSGDIRCIVQSDKTGDLSLSLNNHVLVSNTRIKAGQQGHSFIISSKTVNNGQHILNAEFTDTTFKQNKVTLQRNFYIDNSPLQAVLIKTGSPYKVFQGRTLHIQLQVNKDVKQVFINTLSRTFECFPEAKHSKIYECFIPIECEEQPNEYLFSVVIEDKIGNKLHLDSKFQVVVYPFKKEVITVTANKVREEKSLGKDGKNLEDEINQLSLQSPKVKLWRGTFCTPIDIQRITCDYGTIRTTQHKGRYAHKAIDVINMPRSVVWAPQDGIVVMKDRFAPSGNTIIIDHGLGILSLFYHLEDFADIEVGQKITQGNPIGTIGKTGFATGYHLHWEMRINNIPVDPLQWTKMFL encoded by the coding sequence ATGATTTCTTTACGACATATCCCTAAAGTTTTTTTACTTATTATTACCGTATGGATTGGTTGGCAGTTATATGGCTATTTCTTAGATGCTACCTATCCATCAGTTATAATTAATGGCATTAATGAAGATTGTTATTACTCAGGCGATATTCGATGCATAGTTCAATCTGATAAAACTGGTGATCTTTCATTATCACTCAACAATCATGTTTTAGTTTCTAATACAAGAATTAAAGCGGGACAACAAGGACATTCTTTTATTATTTCTTCAAAAACAGTAAATAATGGTCAACATATTTTAAATGCTGAGTTTACTGATACAACTTTCAAGCAAAATAAGGTCACTTTACAACGAAATTTTTATATTGATAATTCACCATTACAAGCAGTGTTAATTAAAACAGGCTCTCCTTATAAGGTATTTCAAGGAAGAACATTACATATTCAATTACAAGTTAATAAAGATGTAAAACAAGTATTTATCAATACTCTTTCGCGAACTTTTGAATGCTTTCCTGAAGCTAAACATTCAAAAATATATGAATGCTTTATCCCAATTGAATGCGAAGAACAACCTAATGAATACCTCTTTTCTGTTGTTATAGAAGATAAAATTGGCAATAAGCTTCATCTTGATAGCAAATTTCAGGTTGTTGTCTATCCTTTTAAAAAGGAAGTTATCACAGTAACTGCTAATAAAGTCAGAGAAGAAAAATCTTTGGGAAAAGATGGCAAAAATTTAGAAGATGAAATCAATCAATTATCACTACAATCACCAAAAGTAAAGTTATGGCGAGGTACATTTTGTACGCCAATTGATATTCAGCGCATTACCTGCGATTACGGAACAATTCGTACGACACAACACAAAGGGCGTTATGCACATAAAGCAATTGATGTAATTAATATGCCGCGCAGTGTCGTCTGGGCTCCACAAGATGGTATTGTCGTAATGAAGGATAGATTTGCACCAAGTGGAAATACTATTATTATTGATCATGGTCTTGGTATTTTGTCACTATTTTATCATTTAGAAGATTTTGCCGACATTGAAGTTGGACAAAAAATTACTCAAGGAAATCCAATTGGCACTATCGGTAAAACTGGATTTGCTACAGGTTATCACCTTCACTGGGAAATGCGCATAAACAATATTCCCGTTGACCCATTACAATGGACTAAAATGTTTTTATAG
- a CDS encoding RNA-binding protein yields MNIYLGNLSYSATENSIKDLFEGYGAVTTAKIVTDKFTGSSRGFGFVEMPNDDEAQRAIAELNGKEFEGRKIVVNESRPRETTGRDNRAPRREGGYNNNRDGGRDGGRNSRY; encoded by the coding sequence ATGAATATTTATCTTGGAAATTTGTCCTATTCAGCAACAGAGAATTCAATCAAAGATCTTTTTGAAGGTTACGGAGCAGTAACAACAGCTAAAATTGTTACTGATAAATTCACTGGTTCATCACGTGGTTTTGGTTTTGTTGAAATGCCAAATGATGATGAAGCTCAAAGAGCTATCGCTGAACTGAATGGCAAAGAATTTGAAGGTCGCAAAATAGTTGTTAATGAATCTCGCCCACGTGAAACCACTGGTAGAGATAACCGCGCTCCTCGTCGTGAAGGTGGTTATAATAATAATCGTGATGGTGGCCGTGATGGCGGAAGAAATTCTCGCTATTAA
- a CDS encoding amino acid ABC transporter permease produces MIIDFNLIIEYLPLLLQGLIVTLQIAGISCCIGLILGTILALMQTSKNTIMIFITTCYVIIIRGTPMLIQILCAYFLLPHIGIHISALWTAIIAIGLNSAAYISQIIKSGILSIGIGQLEAAKVLGFSMSDTIYYIILPQALRTTLPALGNEFVTLIKDSALASLIGVAELTKQANFVKSKTFDAVTVYFAVAILYLIITSTISCGVTFLEKRMNHHAKD; encoded by the coding sequence ATGATTATTGATTTTAATCTTATCATTGAATATTTACCCTTATTACTTCAAGGTCTTATTGTTACTCTTCAAATAGCGGGAATTAGTTGTTGTATTGGCCTTATATTAGGGACTATACTAGCATTAATGCAAACAAGCAAAAATACTATTATGATTTTTATTACTACTTGTTATGTGATTATTATTCGTGGAACTCCTATGCTCATTCAAATATTATGTGCCTATTTTTTACTTCCCCATATTGGCATACATATTTCTGCATTATGGACAGCGATAATTGCTATAGGACTTAATAGCGCTGCATATATCAGCCAAATAATTAAATCTGGAATATTATCTATTGGAATAGGACAACTTGAAGCAGCAAAAGTTCTTGGTTTTTCTATGAGCGACACTATTTACTATATTATATTACCACAAGCACTACGCACAACGTTGCCTGCTCTTGGTAATGAATTCGTTACATTAATCAAAGACTCAGCGCTTGCATCGTTAATTGGTGTTGCAGAATTAACCAAACAGGCAAATTTTGTCAAAAGTAAAACATTTGATGCAGTTACTGTCTATTTTGCCGTTGCTATACTTTATCTTATTATAACATCAACAATCTCTTGTGGTGTTACATTTCTAGAAAAAAGGATGAATCATCATGCTAAAGATTGA
- a CDS encoding urea ABC transporter substrate-binding protein, whose product MTKKWYFIVLISAICTLCLIWYFIISFAQQKTIKVGILHSLTGDLAISERPVAEATLLAIKEINATGGILGKKIEPLLIDGASDENVFAAQAHYLITQEKVVVIFGCWTSPSRIMVKNIVEQYNSLLFYPVQFEGLENSHNVVYTSSNPNQQVIPGVTWCLQHLGTKFFLVGSDLIMHAIIKDIVYAYGGKIVGEEYLALKNKNVNHIVEKIIATQPDVILNNIEGESNLIFFNELRKQKITPEKIPSMSFSVSEPELREFNIDSMTGDYATWNYFESIDSIENKNFVKKIKEAFGKDHPVDDAMEAAYYGVYLWKQAVEKAQSTNTDLVRISLYNQAFNAPQGIIHVAENSLQMWQFTRVGKIRSDKKFTILWSSKKAIQPMAYPPTRTKEEWDIARTKLIEEEKKNDKKNS is encoded by the coding sequence ATGACAAAAAAATGGTATTTTATAGTATTAATATCCGCGATATGTACCCTATGCCTTATATGGTATTTTATTATTTCATTTGCTCAACAAAAAACCATTAAAGTAGGTATTTTACATTCACTAACAGGTGATCTAGCTATCAGCGAACGCCCCGTTGCCGAAGCCACACTTCTTGCAATAAAAGAAATTAATGCTACTGGAGGAATTCTTGGAAAAAAAATAGAACCTTTACTTATTGATGGTGCATCTGATGAAAATGTATTTGCTGCTCAAGCGCATTATCTTATAACACAAGAAAAGGTCGTTGTAATTTTTGGATGTTGGACTTCACCAAGTAGAATTATGGTAAAAAATATTGTCGAGCAATACAATTCTCTTTTATTCTATCCAGTACAATTTGAAGGTCTTGAAAATTCACACAATGTCGTCTATACCAGCTCAAATCCAAATCAGCAAGTTATTCCAGGGGTTACTTGGTGTTTACAACATCTTGGAACAAAATTTTTTCTTGTAGGCAGCGACTTAATCATGCATGCGATAATTAAAGATATTGTATATGCTTACGGTGGAAAAATTGTTGGAGAAGAATATCTTGCCCTTAAGAATAAAAATGTTAATCATATTGTAGAAAAAATTATTGCAACACAGCCTGATGTTATTTTAAACAACATTGAGGGTGAATCAAACCTTATTTTTTTTAATGAATTACGTAAGCAAAAAATAACTCCTGAAAAAATACCCTCCATGTCATTTAGTGTATCCGAACCAGAATTACGTGAATTTAATATTGATTCAATGACGGGAGATTATGCAACATGGAATTACTTTGAAAGTATTGATAGTATCGAAAATAAAAATTTTGTAAAAAAAATTAAAGAAGCATTTGGCAAAGATCATCCCGTTGATGATGCAATGGAAGCAGCGTATTATGGTGTTTATTTATGGAAGCAAGCAGTAGAAAAAGCACAGTCAACAAACACTGATCTCGTTCGAATTTCACTCTACAACCAAGCATTTAATGCTCCACAAGGAATAATTCATGTTGCAGAAAATTCATTACAGATGTGGCAATTTACACGGGTCGGAAAAATACGATCTGACAAAAAATTTACTATTTTGTGGAGCTCTAAAAAAGCAATACAACCTATGGCTTATCCTCCAACAAGAACGAAAGAAGAATGGGATATAGCACGTACGAAATTAATTGAAGAAGAGAAAAAAAATGACAAAAAAAATAGTTAA
- a CDS encoding ATP-binding cassette domain-containing protein: MLKIDRITKLFAKKKILNNISFTVQKGEVALFLGSSGVGKSTLLRILNNLETVNSGTISLNGTTLNASTINTAHVIGMVFQQFNLFDHLTVERNITLPLERILKKNPSDAQKIAHKLLEHYGLLDKKNKYAAQLSGGQKQRLAIARTLALEPEVICLDEPTSALDPILTSYVANNIQQLATDGYIILVATHDIDLLKKLNCTIYLMSEGSIIETAQSETFHSNPNSFPYIKKFIAGHE, encoded by the coding sequence ATGCTAAAGATTGATAGAATCACTAAATTATTTGCTAAAAAAAAAATTCTTAATAATATTTCATTCACCGTACAAAAAGGCGAAGTCGCACTTTTTTTAGGATCATCGGGCGTTGGAAAATCAACGTTATTACGAATTTTAAATAATCTTGAAACGGTCAATAGCGGAACTATATCATTAAATGGTACAACTCTTAATGCTTCAACTATAAATACAGCTCATGTTATTGGTATGGTGTTTCAGCAATTCAATCTTTTTGACCATCTAACCGTTGAACGAAATATAACTTTACCGCTTGAACGAATACTTAAAAAAAACCCTTCTGATGCTCAAAAAATTGCACATAAATTATTAGAACATTATGGCTTACTTGATAAAAAAAATAAATATGCCGCACAACTTTCGGGTGGACAAAAACAACGACTTGCAATTGCACGTACATTAGCTTTAGAACCAGAAGTTATATGCTTAGATGAACCAACATCAGCGTTAGACCCTATACTGACGTCGTATGTTGCGAATAATATTCAACAGCTAGCTACAGATGGATATATAATTCTGGTCGCTACGCATGATATTGATTTATTAAAAAAATTAAATTGTACTATTTATTTAATGAGTGAGGGATCTATTATTGAAACAGCTCAGTCAGAAACGTTTCATAGTAATCCAAATTCTTTTCCTTACATTAAAAAATTTATTGCTGGACATGAGTAA
- a CDS encoding GIY-YIG nuclease family protein, translated as MNKKIKQSEIIIPKLTGVYLFKDTQGNIIYIGKAKNLHNRVNSYFQKYTSNWKIKQLIDEHHNVDYILTPTETESLLLEAELVQKYKPKFNVLLKEGQPFLYILFTTNAIPTIELVRNKKKKGIYFGPFVQKGPARKTYHFLMQTFNLNVCNKNIELGCLDYHIGNCAGSCKPDFNSADYCFRMTLAQEALKNNQHNFIQNIKNKMAQYNALFAFEKARHLNHYLQNIDTIFTTLNMHFTADKFATDIFVASTPHPYSLEIDNSINSELQKFLGVSLPIRTIDCFDISHFQSKSIVGSCVRFTDGKPEKHMFRHFKIKTLIEQNDYAALQEIIQRRYKIPDNIPDLILIDGGKGQLNAAYYVLPHAFIISLAKREETLYGRQFSDGIQLDIHTNVGKLLIALRDYAHHFAINYHRKKRSKGLIT; from the coding sequence ATGAATAAGAAAATAAAGCAATCCGAAATAATTATTCCAAAATTAACTGGTGTTTATCTATTTAAAGACACTCAGGGAAATATTATTTATATTGGTAAAGCAAAAAATTTACACAACAGAGTTAACTCTTACTTTCAAAAATATACTAGTAACTGGAAAATCAAACAGTTAATTGATGAGCATCATAATGTTGATTATATTCTTACTCCAACAGAAACTGAAAGTTTGTTGTTGGAGGCTGAGTTGGTACAGAAATATAAACCAAAATTCAATGTATTACTTAAAGAGGGACAACCATTTTTGTATATCTTATTTACTACAAATGCTATACCAACCATTGAATTAGTTCGCAATAAAAAGAAAAAAGGAATATATTTTGGTCCATTTGTACAAAAAGGTCCTGCGCGTAAAACATATCACTTTTTAATGCAGACTTTTAATTTGAATGTATGTAATAAAAATATTGAACTTGGTTGTCTTGATTATCATATTGGTAATTGTGCAGGTAGTTGTAAACCAGATTTTAATAGCGCTGATTATTGTTTTCGCATGACTCTTGCACAAGAAGCATTAAAAAATAATCAGCATAATTTTATACAAAATATTAAAAATAAAATGGCACAATACAATGCATTATTCGCTTTTGAGAAAGCACGTCATCTTAATCATTATTTACAAAATATTGATACTATATTTACTACACTAAATATGCATTTTACCGCAGATAAGTTCGCAACGGATATATTTGTTGCTAGTACACCGCATCCATATTCATTAGAAATAGATAATTCAATTAACAGTGAATTACAAAAATTTCTTGGAGTTTCTTTACCTATACGTACAATTGATTGTTTTGATATTTCGCATTTTCAAAGTAAGAGCATTGTCGGTTCATGTGTTCGTTTTACTGATGGAAAACCCGAAAAACATATGTTTCGTCATTTTAAAATTAAAACATTAATTGAGCAAAATGATTATGCTGCTCTCCAAGAAATTATACAACGTCGCTATAAAATTCCTGATAATATTCCTGATTTAATACTTATTGATGGCGGTAAAGGACAATTAAATGCAGCATATTATGTTTTGCCACATGCATTTATCATTAGTTTAGCAAAACGAGAAGAAACTCTTTATGGACGACAGTTTTCTGATGGCATACAACTTGATATACATACTAATGTTGGTAAATTACTTATTGCATTACGTGATTATGCGCATCATTTTGCAATCAATTACCATCGAAAAAAAAGAAGCAAAGGACTAATAACATAA
- a CDS encoding cache domain-containing protein, producing MTKKIVNGTSLVVCIITCGAFLFYNYLYYSIIPSYQKKLLTMVNNRADEITAYLNEQENNALHLSQDAIVIDALSNTFISESQSLNAAILSHKEHMGFKDILLVNKDKTIIFSVAKKNLIGIKINQNNHDNSALEESYERATMTLTNDFSDFSFNELLQESALFITIPILKEKKFIGALIYQLNQEKIYLITNQYIGLGKTGEAAIAKKEGAYAIFLSPTRNDPDLAFKKRILFTDPPLTIQASILGQEGSGTALDYRDKKVIGAWKFVPKLDWGILVKIDLDEVAEPINIAYKILTYCLIIFLLSLLFNLYFFYPTIRKKLKTINDSSPYNKIPSFIKNPLFIIMIIAFGFTIKNIIQCIQQQSYTIEKAKNQAIKIVSKNADIIETILTKISSTAQFIADDLKTGYLTKDTITKRIERDLAENNIILDITVLFSPYHYDTNTELYLESTSLNTIKDKNVFTNTWYTQAIAKGTTWIINQNHSGQQSHSTATYACSFFNKKNEPQGVIAITYSLDSLLNIAEYSNIGNTGYSVLMDDNGSFIFHPTQSLVQTKTTLLQYAQKKGNEELAIIAQKVINGNPLMASYLSELTRERCWIYTQPIKINNWIIGSLFSEDEIGLSTEKIRHYYFWILIWVTLASLLLSVCLWQNNKISLIYYLFTVNALLILALITTWYIIKKTSTIRRETRTIITDQSNLNKFLNNLEDEANRKHEPAPINIPCGILLYSLSITDTDHITVSGYIWNKYNKKFAKNISHGMELPQATRMSFGKPISSQSDNQAETITWNIQGLLFQDHNYTRYPFDQQHIRIILEHRDIEKTIILTPDLVAYKKISPESLPGLDKEFSLAGFTVEQTFFEYHQIDPTANFGFKNYGKTTDNYQLVYNAIMNRNLLNPFIIYLLPLLVILFSLFSTLLLTKKTTEPLAIFGGYTGLFFALIVLQRSLREQHPTGETLYMEYAFFYTYISIILLIMHTILMYYYKQWKPYQNISIYYMKILFWPFQCISWLITTLIIFY from the coding sequence ATGACAAAAAAAATAGTTAATGGGACCTCACTAGTAGTATGTATTATTACCTGTGGCGCTTTTTTATTTTATAACTATTTATACTATTCCATTATACCTAGCTATCAAAAAAAATTACTAACTATGGTTAATAATCGCGCAGATGAAATAACCGCTTATCTTAATGAACAAGAAAACAATGCATTACATCTATCCCAAGATGCAATTGTTATTGACGCGTTAAGCAATACTTTTATTTCAGAATCTCAATCACTTAATGCTGCAATATTATCACATAAAGAGCATATGGGGTTTAAAGACATATTGCTTGTTAATAAAGATAAAACCATTATCTTCTCAGTAGCAAAAAAAAATCTCATTGGTATAAAAATTAATCAAAATAATCATGATAATTCAGCATTGGAAGAATCATATGAACGCGCAACAATGACATTAACTAATGATTTTTCTGATTTTAGTTTTAATGAATTACTTCAAGAATCTGCATTATTTATAACTATTCCGATTCTCAAAGAAAAAAAATTTATTGGAGCCTTAATTTATCAACTAAATCAGGAAAAAATATATCTAATAACAAATCAATATATTGGCCTCGGCAAAACCGGTGAAGCTGCTATTGCAAAAAAAGAAGGCGCTTATGCAATTTTCCTTTCACCAACACGCAATGACCCAGATTTAGCATTCAAAAAAAGAATACTGTTCACTGATCCACCACTTACTATCCAAGCGAGCATCCTGGGACAAGAAGGTTCTGGCACAGCCTTAGATTATCGAGATAAAAAAGTGATAGGGGCATGGAAATTTGTTCCTAAACTTGATTGGGGCATACTGGTAAAAATCGATCTCGATGAAGTAGCAGAACCAATTAATATCGCATATAAAATTCTAACTTATTGTCTTATTATTTTTCTTCTGTCACTATTATTTAATCTTTACTTTTTTTACCCAACTATAAGAAAAAAATTAAAAACTATCAATGATTCTTCACCCTATAATAAAATTCCTTCGTTTATAAAAAATCCGCTTTTTATAATCATGATAATTGCTTTTGGATTTACAATAAAAAATATTATCCAATGCATACAGCAACAATCATACACCATTGAAAAAGCAAAAAATCAAGCAATAAAAATCGTCTCAAAAAATGCCGATATCATTGAAACAATACTTACAAAAATAAGCTCTACTGCTCAATTTATCGCTGATGATTTAAAAACAGGATATTTAACAAAAGATACTATTACAAAACGTATTGAAAGAGATTTAGCAGAAAATAACATTATACTTGATATAACGGTGCTTTTTTCACCCTATCATTACGATACAAATACAGAATTATATTTAGAATCAACATCACTTAACACGATAAAAGATAAAAATGTATTTACCAATACATGGTATACTCAAGCTATTGCAAAGGGAACAACATGGATTATCAACCAAAATCACAGTGGCCAACAATCCCATTCAACAGCAACATATGCTTGTTCATTTTTCAATAAAAAAAATGAACCACAAGGTGTTATTGCAATTACTTACTCGCTTGACTCTCTATTAAACATAGCAGAATACAGCAATATTGGTAACACCGGTTATTCAGTATTGATGGACGATAACGGTTCATTTATTTTTCATCCTACACAATCTCTTGTTCAAACAAAAACAACGTTATTACAATATGCACAAAAAAAAGGAAACGAAGAACTTGCAATTATTGCGCAAAAAGTTATTAATGGTAATCCTCTTATGGCATCATATTTATCAGAGTTAACAAGGGAACGGTGTTGGATTTATACACAACCAATAAAAATTAATAACTGGATAATTGGTTCTTTATTTTCAGAAGATGAAATTGGTTTATCAACAGAAAAAATTCGACATTACTATTTTTGGATACTTATATGGGTAACGCTAGCATCACTATTATTATCTGTTTGTTTATGGCAAAATAACAAAATCTCATTGATATATTATCTTTTTACCGTTAACGCTCTACTTATTCTTGCACTTATAACTACATGGTACATAATAAAAAAAACATCTACTATACGCAGAGAAACAAGAACTATTATTACCGATCAATCAAATCTTAATAAATTTTTAAATAATTTAGAAGATGAAGCTAATCGCAAACATGAACCAGCTCCAATTAATATCCCCTGTGGAATCTTGCTTTATTCACTCAGCATTACTGATACGGATCATATCACTGTTTCTGGTTATATTTGGAATAAATACAACAAAAAATTTGCTAAAAATATTAGTCATGGCATGGAATTACCTCAAGCAACAAGAATGAGTTTTGGTAAGCCAATCAGTTCACAGTCAGACAATCAGGCAGAAACAATAACATGGAATATACAAGGACTATTATTTCAAGATCATAATTACACAAGATACCCCTTTGATCAACAACATATACGGATAATATTAGAACATCGAGATATTGAAAAAACCATTATATTAACACCAGATTTAGTCGCTTATAAAAAAATAAGCCCAGAATCATTACCAGGACTAGATAAAGAGTTTTCTCTTGCTGGGTTTACCGTAGAACAAACTTTTTTTGAATATCATCAAATTGATCCTACTGCAAATTTTGGTTTTAAAAACTATGGAAAAACAACCGATAACTACCAATTAGTGTATAACGCTATCATGAATCGTAACTTATTAAATCCATTTATCATTTATCTACTCCCATTACTTGTTATCCTTTTTTCACTTTTTTCCACATTATTGCTTACTAAAAAAACTACAGAGCCGCTTGCAATTTTTGGTGGCTACACTGGTCTATTCTTTGCTCTCATTGTTTTGCAACGATCGCTACGTGAACAGCATCCGACAGGAGAAACACTCTATATGGAATATGCGTTTTTTTATACTTACATATCAATTATTTTACTTATTATGCATACAATTTTAATGTATTATTATAAACAATGGAAACCATATCAAAATATCTCTATCTATTATATGAAAATTCTATTCTGGCCTTTTCAATGCATATCATGGCTCATAACAACACTTATAATATTTTACTAG